Part of the Geodermatophilus obscurus DSM 43160 genome is shown below.
GCAGCAGCACGCCGAGCAGCAGCAGCGCGGCCAGCAGCGGCCCGCGGCGGCGCCGGGGGCTCGGCGCCGGGGTGACAGGGGGCCGGTCCTCCGCCCGGCGGGGCGGCGGCGCCGGAGGCGGCCCGGTGGGGGAGACGTGGACGGCGGTGCCCGGGTCCCGGTACCCGGCGGCGGCCGCGGCGCCCGCTCCCGCGGCCGGCAGCACCCCGCTGCTCAGCTCCTCGGTGCGCTCCCGGTTGCTCGAGGACCGCAGCTTGGTGCGCGCCAGCAGCACGGTCGTCGGGTCGCCGTCCCGGCCGACCGCCAGCCGGGCGAGCTCGTCGCGGACCTGGGTCGTCGTCGGCCGGTCCGCGGGGTCGACGGCCAGCATCCGCATCAGCGGCGCGGTCATCGAGCCGGCGCGGCGCGGGGGGATCAGCTCGCCGCCCGCGACGCGGTGCAGCAGCCGCAGGGCGTTGTCGTCCATGCCGAACGGCGGCTGGCCCTCCAGGCAGGTGTAGAGGGTCGCGCCGAGGGAGAAGACGTCGCTCCCCGGCGTCACCTCCCCGCCGCGGGCGACCTCGGGGGCCAGGAAGGCGGGGGTGCCGGTGATCTGGCCGGTCTGGGTGAGGGTGACGTCGTCGCGGGCGTGCGAGATGCCGAAGTCGGTGATCTTCACCAGGCCCTCGACCCGCGGCCCCTGCCCGATGAGGACGTTGGCCGGCTTCACGTCGCGGTGCACGATGCCGGCCGCGTGCGTGGCGGACAGGGCGTCGGCCACCTGGGCGCCGATCTGCGCGACCTGGTCGACCGGCAGGACGCCGTCCTGGTGCAGCACCTCGGCCAGGCTGCGGGAAGGCAGGTACTCCATCACCAGCCACGGCGCGCCGTCCTCGACGGCGACGTCGTAGACCACGACGGCGTGCGGGTGGGACAGCCGCGCGGCGATGCGGCCCTCGCGCAGCGCCCGCTGGCGCTGCTGGGCGATGACGCTCTCGTCGGCGGTCGGCGGCGGGAGCACCTGCTTGACGGCGACCCGGCGCCCGAGCAGCTCGTCGGAGGCCAGCCAGACGGCGCCCATGCCGCCCCCGCCGATGCGCTCGAGCAGGCGGTAGCGCCCGGCCACGACGTGACCGGGTCCGCTCACCGTGCGTCCCCCCTGCTCGCCGCCGGCACCGGAGCCGCGGTCAGACGCCGGTCGGGACGCCGTACCGGCGGGCGTACTCCTCCTGGGCACCCGCGGGCAGGACGTCGTAGAGCTCGCCGAGCTCCTCGACCACGTCGGAGGAGAGGTCGTCGAAGAGGCGCTCCCAGGTCGGGGGCTCGTCGTAGCTGCGGGTCAGCAGCAGCTCCCAGGCGCGCGTCTGCCGGTCCCGCTTGCTGCGCTCGGCGACGAACTCCGAGAGGTACCGGTCCTTGGCGGCGTCCTTCTCCTCCTTGGTCGCCGAGGCCGGCAGCTCCGAGGGGTCGGCTCCCTTGAGCACCGCGACGATCGCCTCCACGACGTCGGGCCGGAGCCGGTCGGTCTCGCTCATGGGGGCTGCTCTCCTGTCGTCGGCGCGCCGTCGGCCCAGCGCAGCCCCCAGCGTGCCCTGAGGGACGGAGGCGTAACCACCCTGTACCGCGCCCGGGGTACCGCGGCTGACCGGCCGCACCTGGCCCGGTACCCTGGCGGGCGCAGTTGGAGGATTCGCCTAGTGGCCTATGGCGCTCGCTTGGAAAGCGGGTTGGGGGCAACCCCTCGGGAGTTCGAATCTCCCATCCTCCGCAGCAGAGGCCGGGCCCCGCACGGGGCCCGGCCTCCGTCGTCCTGGGGTCTCAGTCGTGTGGCTCCGCGACGGCCTGCCGCTCCGTGGCGGCCTCCCGCTCGGCCGCAGCCGGCCGCCGCAGGTAGAGGCCGGCCACGGCGGCGAGCACGAGCAGCCCGCCGGCCAGTGCGCCGAGCGGCAGCCGCTCGCCCAGGAAGACCGTCGCCAGCACCGTCGCCGTCACCGGCTCCAGCAGCGTGACGATCCCGGCCACCGCGCCGGGCACCGTCTGCAGCCCGCGGAAGAACAGGGCGTAGGCCGCGGCGCTCGGCACCGCCCCCAGGTAGAGCAGCGTCGCGAGCGCGACCGGCTCCGTGGTCAGGCTCAGGCCGGCGGTCAGGGCGACCGGCGTCAGCAGCAGCGCGCCTCCCGCGAAGCCGACCAGGGTCACCGGGAGACCGGCCGGGACGTCCCCACCGGCCAGCGTGACGACCGCGTAGCCGAGGGCCGAGCCGCAGGCCAGCAGCGCGCCCAGCAGCACCGCCGTCCCGGCCGAGGCGCCGGCGGTGAGGCCCACCAGCAGCACCAGGCCGACGAGCGCCACCACGAGCGCGGCGAACGTGGCGCGGTCCGGCCGGCCGGACCCCAGCGCCGCGCCCCCGAGCGCGATGAGCAGCGGCGCCAGGCCGAGCGCGACGAGCGTCGCGACGCTGACGCCGGCGGTCGCCACCGCAGCGAAGTAGGCCAGCTGGTAGACGGCCAGCCCGGCGGACACCAGGCCCAGCCGGACGGCGACCGGCCGGGTCAGCGGGACGGTGACCGGCTCCCGGTGGCGGGTGAGCAGGTACCCGGCGAGCAGGACGACGGCGCCGACGGCCATGCGGTGCCAGGCGATGTCGAGCGGGCCGAGGTCGGTGCGCTCGGACACGATGCGGCCGCTGACGCCGGCGGTGCCCCAGCAGAGGGCGGCGAGGACGACGAGCGGGAAGCCGCGCGAGGCGGCGGAGGTGGTCGAGGGGGTGGGCATGACGCTCCTGAGCGGATCCGGATCGGGAGGGGGCGGTCCGGAGCACGGCGCAGGGCCCGGCAGCTGGTGCCGGGATCAGGTCGGCCCGCGGTACTCCGGGTCAGGAGCGCGGCGGGGGCAGGGAGAGGACCCCGTCCTCCTCACCCCTCGCAGACTCGGGACGGGGTCGGGGCGTCATGGCACGCAGGGTAGCGAGGGGTTCCCCCGGCCTCCGCGGGGTTTCCTCTACAGTGGTGGGCAGACCCCTCGTGTGGCGTCACCCTGTGAACCTCCCCAGGGCCGGAAGGCAGCAAGGATAAGCGGGCTCTGGCGGGTGCGCGGGGGGTCCTTCTCTTTGCAGGACGCACCGGCGAGATCGCCGATCTCGCACGCTCCGGGACGCGCACCCGTGTGACATCACCGATCTCGCCACGAGCTGCGGCGGAGGTCGCCGTTCCCGTCCTCCCGTCCACGTAACCTCGTCGCGTGGCTCTGGCGCTCTACCGGAAGTACCGCCCGGCGACCTTCGCCGAGGTGGTCGGGCAGGAGCACGTGACGGCCCCGCTGGTCAACGCCGTCGACGGCGGGCGGATCAACCACGCCTACCTGTTCAGCGGCCCGCGCGGGTGCGGCAAGACCTCCTCGGCGCGCATCCTCGCCCGGTCGCTGAACTGCGAGCAGGGGCCGACGTCCACCCCGTGCGGCACCTGCGGCTCCTGCGTGGCCCTGGCGCCCGACGGTCCCGGCTCGCTCGACGTCATCGAGATCGACGCGGCCAGCCACGGTGGCGTCGACGACGCCCGCGACCTGCGCGAGCGGGCCTTCTTCGCGCCGGTGAACAGCCGCTTCAAGGTCTACATCATCGACGAGGCGCACATGGTCACCACGCAGGGCTTCAACGCCCTGCTCAAGGTGGTCGAGGAGCCGCCGGAGTTCCTCGTCTTCGTCTTCGCGACCACCGAGCCGGACAAGGTGCTGTCCACCATCCGCTCGCGCACGCACCACTACCCGTTCCGGCTGGTGCCTCCCACGACGCTGCGCGGCCTGCTGGAGAAGACCTGCGCCGCCGAGGGCGTGCAGGTGGAGCCGACCGTCTTCCCGCTGGTCGTCCGCGCCGGTGGCGGCTCGGTCCGTGACTCGCTGTCGATCCTCGATCAGCTGCTGGCCGGCGCCGGCGAGGAGGGCGTCACCTACAAGAGCGCCGTCGGGCTGCTGGGCGTCACCGACGACGCGCTGCTCGACGAGACGATCGACGCCCTCGCCGCGCACGACGCGCCCGGCGTCTTCCGCGCCGTCGACCGGGTGGTGGAGGCCGGGCACGACCCGCGCCGGTTCGCCACCGACCTGCTCGACCGGCTGCGGGACCTCATCCTGCTCGACGCGGTCCCGGACGCGGGGGGCAACGGCAACGGGCTGCTCGACTGCCCGCCCGACCGGCTGGACCTGATGAGCTCGCAGGCCTCGGCGCTGGGGTCGGCGACGCTGTCGCGGATGGCCGACACGGTGCACGCGGGCCTGACCGAGATGCGGGGGACGACGGGCCCGCGGCTGCTCCTCGAACTCGTGTGCGCGCGGATGCTGCTGCCCGGGACCGACGGCTCCGCGGCGGCCACCCTGCAGCGGCTGGAGCGCCTCGAGCGGCGGATGTCGATCGCCGGTGAGCACGCGGGCCGGCCGGTCGCCGAGCCCGCCGTCCTCGGCGCGCCGGTGCGCGAGTCGCGGCCGGAGCCGGCCGCCGCTCCGCCGCCAGCGGACCAGCCGGGTCGCCCGGTGCGCGAGTTCGTGCGCAGGTCGCAGGTGGCCGCGCAGGCGCCGAGCGTCCCGGCGGCACCCGCGCAGCCGGCGCCGCGGCCCGCCCCGGAGCCGCCGCGCGCCGCGCCGGAGCGGCCCGAGCCACCGCGCCCGGAGCCCGCGCGCGCCGAGCCGGTCGCGGCCCGCCCGCCGGCCGACGACGGCTGGCCGGAGACCACCCCGCCGGGGTCGGGTGCCCCGCCCCGCCCGCCGGCACCGGCCGCCACCCCGCCGACGCCGGCCGCCACCCCGCCGGCCGCTGCGCCCGCCGCGGTCGGGGAGCCGCGCCGCGCCCCCGTCGCCGTGGGTGAGCCCGACATCCCGCTGCCGCCGGAGCCGACCGACGACGAGGACTGGCCGCACCCCGCCCAGCCCGCCGCGGCCGCCGCTGCGGCGGCGCGGGTGGAGCAGCCCCGGCCGACGGCGTCGTCGGCGCCCCGGGCCGCGGCCGAGTCCTCGCCGGCCCCGCGCGGCAGCGAGCCGATGCCCGTGGTGACGGCCAACCCGCCGCAGCCGGACGCTGCGGACGGCGAGCTGGACGCCGGCGACGTCCGCCGGGTGTGGCCGGAGCTGCTGGCCGTCGTCCGCCGGCACAAGCGGACCACCGAGGCGCTGCTGAAGTCCGCGCAGGTGCACGACGTGGCCGCGGGCACGCTGACCCTGTCGATGACCTCGCCTGCGCTGGCCAAGATGCTCGGCGACGACCTGAACAAGGACGTCGTCCGCACGGCGCTGCAGGAACTGCTCGGCGTGCGCTGGAAGGTGCAGGCCGTCGTCGACGCACCCGGCCGGCCCGCGCCCGGCCGCACCGTCTCGCCGGAGGCCGCGCGCGAGGCGGCGCACGCCGCGGAGGCCGCCGAGGCGAGCGAGCTCATGGCCGAGCGGGCGGCCGAGGGGG
Proteins encoded:
- a CDS encoding DNA polymerase III subunit gamma and tau; translation: MALALYRKYRPATFAEVVGQEHVTAPLVNAVDGGRINHAYLFSGPRGCGKTSSARILARSLNCEQGPTSTPCGTCGSCVALAPDGPGSLDVIEIDAASHGGVDDARDLRERAFFAPVNSRFKVYIIDEAHMVTTQGFNALLKVVEEPPEFLVFVFATTEPDKVLSTIRSRTHHYPFRLVPPTTLRGLLEKTCAAEGVQVEPTVFPLVVRAGGGSVRDSLSILDQLLAGAGEEGVTYKSAVGLLGVTDDALLDETIDALAAHDAPGVFRAVDRVVEAGHDPRRFATDLLDRLRDLILLDAVPDAGGNGNGLLDCPPDRLDLMSSQASALGSATLSRMADTVHAGLTEMRGTTGPRLLLELVCARMLLPGTDGSAAATLQRLERLERRMSIAGEHAGRPVAEPAVLGAPVRESRPEPAAAPPPADQPGRPVREFVRRSQVAAQAPSVPAAPAQPAPRPAPEPPRAAPERPEPPRPEPARAEPVAARPPADDGWPETTPPGSGAPPRPPAPAATPPTPAATPPAAAPAAVGEPRRAPVAVGEPDIPLPPEPTDDEDWPHPAQPAAAAAAAARVEQPRPTASSAPRAAAESSPAPRGSEPMPVVTANPPQPDAADGELDAGDVRRVWPELLAVVRRHKRTTEALLKSAQVHDVAAGTLTLSMTSPALAKMLGDDLNKDVVRTALQELLGVRWKVQAVVDAPGRPAPGRTVSPEAAREAAHAAEAAEASELMAERAAEGAGSDGPHEPAVDPEQAALSLLRTHLGARPLD
- a CDS encoding serine/threonine-protein kinase, whose product is MSGPGHVVAGRYRLLERIGGGGMGAVWLASDELLGRRVAVKQVLPPPTADESVIAQQRQRALREGRIAARLSHPHAVVVYDVAVEDGAPWLVMEYLPSRSLAEVLHQDGVLPVDQVAQIGAQVADALSATHAAGIVHRDVKPANVLIGQGPRVEGLVKITDFGISHARDDVTLTQTGQITGTPAFLAPEVARGGEVTPGSDVFSLGATLYTCLEGQPPFGMDDNALRLLHRVAGGELIPPRRAGSMTAPLMRMLAVDPADRPTTTQVRDELARLAVGRDGDPTTVLLARTKLRSSSNRERTEELSSGVLPAAGAGAAAAAGYRDPGTAVHVSPTGPPPAPPPRRAEDRPPVTPAPSPRRRRGPLLAALLLLGVLLLGGALWLSTRGGDVGTSAEAPASSSPPVDDATPRAEDAPAPETPDAEPTPSTGAEAPSSEPPSDEPTDDPADDPAEVVEETLGRYYELLPDDPDAAYDMTGPYLRSQASRSYYRDFWAPWDEVDLREVRGAQQSGNGVVTATTEVEFTGDDGREQTERHQVRLVQDDDGGWLVDLDLVA
- a CDS encoding DMT family transporter, whose protein sequence is MPTPSTTSAASRGFPLVVLAALCWGTAGVSGRIVSERTDLGPLDIAWHRMAVGAVVLLAGYLLTRHREPVTVPLTRPVAVRLGLVSAGLAVYQLAYFAAVATAGVSVATLVALGLAPLLIALGGAALGSGRPDRATFAALVVALVGLVLLVGLTAGASAGTAVLLGALLACGSALGYAVVTLAGGDVPAGLPVTLVGFAGGALLLTPVALTAGLSLTTEPVALATLLYLGAVPSAAAYALFFRGLQTVPGAVAGIVTLLEPVTATVLATVFLGERLPLGALAGGLLVLAAVAGLYLRRPAAAEREAATERQAVAEPHD